A window of Sporocytophaga myxococcoides contains these coding sequences:
- a CDS encoding TetR/AcrR family transcriptional regulator, with amino-acid sequence MESKAEKTKALIIERAAHAFNKKGYHGTSMSDILELTGLAKGGVYGHFKSKEEIIEAAFEYSFAKVMNELVLRIKACDNAIDKLFAITDYYYNYTLYSPIEGGCPILNYSSFADESLPGLKLLLNKASKQMLLSLVQIIEKGQKYEQIKQSVQANLAADILYSRIEGAIMLSKATGDPLKLNRLLDELKSYITITLKA; translated from the coding sequence GTGGAATCAAAAGCTGAAAAGACAAAGGCGTTAATTATTGAAAGAGCTGCTCATGCTTTTAATAAGAAGGGATATCATGGTACTTCCATGAGTGATATACTGGAATTGACCGGCTTGGCGAAAGGAGGGGTATACGGTCATTTTAAAAGTAAAGAAGAAATCATAGAAGCTGCTTTTGAATATTCTTTTGCGAAAGTAATGAATGAACTGGTTTTGCGAATAAAGGCCTGTGATAATGCCATTGATAAATTATTTGCCATCACCGATTATTATTACAATTATACTTTATATTCACCCATAGAAGGCGGATGTCCGATTCTCAATTATAGCAGTTTTGCCGATGAGAGCTTGCCTGGATTAAAGCTTCTTCTCAATAAAGCTTCTAAACAAATGCTATTAAGCCTTGTTCAGATTATTGAAAAAGGACAAAAATACGAACAGATAAAACAATCTGTTCAGGCAAATCTTGCTGCCGATATTCTCTATAGTCGGATAGAAGGTGCTATTATGCTTTCCAAAGCTACTGGAGACCCTTTGAAACTTAATAGATTGCTTGATGAACTGAAATCATATATTACAATTACTTTAAAAGCTTAA
- a CDS encoding acyl-CoA thioesterase, whose product MIKEPSSVYTVRFQDCDPMGHLNNSRYIDYIINAREDHLDQYYNLKLSDFIAAGYCWVVTNHEIYYIKPSLYNEKVKIQTSVIEVDNSSLLVEGLMMSEDESQFKSLLWTKYFYVNVKTGKRENHAPEQMDFFNSLKNEHLSNYKESRNRLKTILDLQKR is encoded by the coding sequence ATGATAAAAGAACCTAGCTCCGTTTATACCGTCCGTTTCCAGGATTGCGATCCAATGGGACATTTGAACAATAGCCGTTACATTGATTACATCATTAATGCACGGGAAGACCACCTGGATCAGTATTATAATTTAAAGTTGAGTGACTTTATAGCTGCCGGTTATTGCTGGGTGGTTACCAATCACGAGATCTACTACATCAAGCCATCTTTGTATAATGAAAAAGTGAAAATTCAAACTTCGGTTATTGAAGTAGACAATTCTTCACTACTTGTTGAAGGGCTCATGATGAGTGAAGATGAAAGTCAGTTTAAGAGTCTTCTTTGGACAAAATATTTTTATGTTAATGTTAAAACTGGTAAAAGAGAAAATCACGCACCGGAACAGATGGATTTTTTCAATAGCCTTAAAAACGAACATCTTAGCAATTATAAAGAAAGCAGAAATCGCTTAAAGACTATATTAGACCTGCAGAAAAGGTAA
- a CDS encoding glycosyl hydrolase family 8: MAQIPSTYQVGRWYKFKTAAVTYTWDDNTSNQLPVAIPLFNQYNFKTTMFVVTNWGPNWSQLNTAAGNGHEIASHTVSHATLNSIGISQQETEYRNSQNTINSNVPNGKCLTIAYPNCNTGDVSTLQKYFIAGRTCSGQINSSSPTDFYNLSSIICGNTGVNTANDLNNRINNAKNSNGWCVLLFHGIDNDGGYSPIASSVLSSHLSYVNSNSADYWVGTFSNVVKYIKERNALNISETAVNNDSLRLTATDNLDNSIYDAAVTVRRQLPSGWTEAKVYLGNTLQTSTIVTVNNVKYIEFDVVPDKGTYALANKTSTSTCATVAPTVVSPITYAKGATASALTATGTSLKWYTESAGGTASTTAPVPSTATTGTKIYYVSQTLNNCEGPRAAITVNVTEGSTGGGCNETGEGAYFTGVYRNMFKELLNKSDTEINTKINNAFQQIFYGSANQKLYYEVGQDQAYILDVANNDVRSEGMSYGLMICVQLNKQAEFNKLWRWTKNYMHHTSGNLDGFFKWSLNTDGSAKDNNPAPDGEAYFATALFFAANRWGNGTGIFNYESEAQSILSKVQSKTGAGGINNLFNTNSKLITFGPNQGSYDFTDPSYNLPAFWELWARWSTSNKAFWAQTPAAARKLLRDASHSSSGLTTDYSNFDGTPKSTSFNSDSHRFMYDAWRSIMNIGMDYHWFKADALQPAIAERYLTFFKNQGSGYKNHYDWNGSNAGGDHSTGLVACNAVASLATTNTTLSTPFVQEFWNIAVPTGTYRYYDGMLYMLAILNVSGNFKVYKPACGDPCETPAPKVTAAVSYELGDVASALTAAGTSLKWYTVETGGTALASAPVPNTSAPGSVTYYVSQTLNGCEGPRAAITVKVTYTYKIYNTSIPPTIDGLVDELWNDPLITPITPTKTLVGTISNSNDLSGSAKIMWDNTNVYVLAVITDNVKTNDSPNSYEDDAVEFYFDINNDKATTYGSNDVQYTFGWNDGAVVGVLPSGRSTAGITYSSVSTTDGYIIEASIPWTTLQGTPSKDQSIGIDFMINDDDDGSGRDKKLSWNASEDNAWQDPSLLGTAVLAERIITSIGKNNQLNIEIYPNPAQEFVKVQGVQGNFEYHIWDNSGRLIEQGKSDGQIETGNLKSGIYALMIQQETLNSVVKIVIK; the protein is encoded by the coding sequence ATGGCACAAATTCCATCAACCTACCAGGTTGGCAGGTGGTATAAGTTCAAAACAGCAGCAGTGACATATACTTGGGATGATAATACTTCCAATCAGCTGCCGGTAGCTATTCCTCTTTTTAATCAGTATAATTTTAAAACAACCATGTTTGTGGTGACCAATTGGGGACCAAACTGGTCTCAGTTAAATACCGCTGCCGGTAATGGTCATGAAATTGCTAGTCATACTGTTTCGCATGCTACATTGAATTCTATAGGCATATCTCAACAGGAGACAGAATATCGAAACTCTCAAAACACTATTAATTCCAATGTACCAAATGGGAAATGTTTAACAATAGCGTATCCAAATTGTAATACAGGAGATGTATCTACTTTACAAAAGTACTTCATAGCTGGTAGAACCTGTAGCGGTCAGATTAATTCAAGTTCACCTACAGACTTTTATAATCTTAGCTCTATCATATGCGGAAATACAGGTGTTAATACTGCTAATGATTTGAACAACAGAATCAACAATGCTAAAAATTCTAATGGCTGGTGCGTTTTACTTTTTCACGGTATTGATAATGATGGAGGATATTCTCCTATAGCATCCAGCGTACTTTCCAGCCATTTATCTTATGTAAACAGTAATTCTGCGGATTACTGGGTGGGAACATTCTCGAATGTTGTAAAATATATTAAAGAACGTAACGCTCTGAATATCTCTGAAACTGCTGTAAATAATGATTCATTGAGATTAACTGCAACAGATAATCTTGATAATTCTATTTATGACGCAGCGGTTACCGTGCGCCGTCAATTACCAAGCGGTTGGACAGAAGCAAAAGTATATTTAGGAAACACCTTGCAAACATCTACTATTGTGACAGTAAATAATGTCAAGTATATAGAGTTTGATGTAGTTCCGGACAAAGGTACTTATGCTCTTGCAAATAAAACTTCTACTTCAACTTGTGCCACAGTTGCACCGACAGTTGTATCTCCGATAACTTATGCAAAAGGCGCTACTGCATCTGCATTAACTGCAACAGGTACTTCTTTAAAATGGTATACTGAATCTGCCGGAGGAACAGCTTCAACTACCGCACCGGTTCCAAGTACTGCTACGACAGGTACTAAAATATACTATGTATCACAGACTTTGAACAACTGCGAAGGTCCAAGAGCTGCAATTACTGTAAATGTTACGGAAGGTTCTACAGGAGGAGGATGCAACGAAACGGGAGAAGGTGCTTATTTCACAGGAGTATACAGAAATATGTTCAAAGAACTTTTGAACAAAAGTGACACAGAAATCAATACCAAGATCAACAATGCCTTTCAGCAAATATTTTACGGAAGTGCCAATCAGAAATTATATTATGAAGTAGGTCAGGACCAGGCTTATATTCTGGATGTAGCCAATAATGATGTTCGTTCTGAAGGGATGTCTTACGGATTGATGATTTGTGTACAGCTCAACAAACAAGCAGAGTTTAATAAGTTATGGAGATGGACCAAAAACTATATGCACCATACTTCAGGGAATTTGGATGGATTTTTTAAATGGTCACTAAATACAGATGGGAGTGCGAAAGACAATAATCCAGCACCAGATGGAGAAGCATATTTTGCAACAGCTTTATTCTTTGCTGCCAATCGTTGGGGTAATGGCACGGGAATATTTAATTATGAGTCTGAAGCACAATCTATTTTAAGTAAAGTACAGAGCAAAACAGGTGCAGGTGGCATCAATAATTTGTTCAATACAAATTCAAAGTTAATAACATTCGGACCTAATCAGGGGTCGTACGACTTTACGGACCCTTCTTATAACTTACCTGCATTTTGGGAATTGTGGGCTCGTTGGTCAACATCGAATAAAGCTTTTTGGGCTCAGACACCAGCAGCAGCAAGAAAGTTGCTTCGTGATGCATCTCACTCTAGTTCTGGCTTAACAACAGACTACTCAAATTTTGACGGAACACCTAAATCTACATCTTTTAATTCTGATAGTCATAGATTTATGTATGATGCATGGAGAAGTATTATGAACATTGGGATGGACTATCATTGGTTCAAAGCAGATGCCCTGCAGCCTGCCATTGCTGAGCGTTATTTGACATTTTTCAAGAATCAGGGATCAGGATATAAAAACCATTATGACTGGAATGGCTCTAATGCCGGAGGTGATCATTCAACCGGTCTCGTTGCATGTAATGCAGTAGCCTCTCTGGCCACAACAAACACGACTCTTTCAACACCTTTTGTACAGGAGTTTTGGAACATAGCAGTTCCCACCGGCACTTACAGATACTATGATGGTATGTTGTATATGCTTGCCATATTAAATGTATCCGGTAATTTTAAAGTATATAAACCTGCATGTGGAGATCCTTGTGAGACTCCTGCTCCGAAAGTAACAGCTGCTGTATCATATGAACTTGGTGATGTTGCTAGTGCATTGACAGCAGCAGGTACCAGTCTGAAGTGGTATACCGTAGAGACTGGCGGAACTGCTTTAGCTTCAGCACCTGTTCCAAATACTTCAGCTCCTGGGAGTGTGACTTATTATGTTTCTCAAACATTGAATGGTTGTGAAGGGCCGAGAGCTGCTATCACTGTTAAAGTTACTTATACTTATAAAATTTATAATACAAGCATTCCTCCGACAATAGATGGATTAGTGGATGAACTGTGGAATGACCCTCTTATCACCCCAATCACTCCTACAAAAACTCTTGTGGGAACAATATCTAACAGCAATGATTTGAGTGGTTCAGCTAAAATTATGTGGGACAATACAAATGTGTATGTCTTGGCTGTTATAACCGACAATGTAAAGACCAACGACAGTCCCAATAGCTATGAAGATGATGCTGTAGAATTTTACTTTGATATCAATAACGATAAAGCAACTACTTATGGATCTAACGATGTTCAATATACTTTTGGATGGAACGATGGCGCTGTAGTAGGTGTATTACCATCCGGAAGATCTACTGCAGGAATTACCTATAGCAGTGTTAGCACTACTGATGGTTATATCATAGAAGCCAGCATACCATGGACTACCTTACAAGGAACGCCTTCCAAAGACCAAAGTATTGGTATTGATTTTATGATCAATGACGACGACGACGGTAGTGGCAGAGATAAAAAACTGTCATGGAACGCATCTGAAGATAATGCATGGCAAGATCCTTCTCTTTTGGGAACAGCAGTACTTGCAGAAAGGATTATTACCAGTATCGGAAAGAACAACCAACTTAACATTGAGATATATCCGAATCCTGCTCAAGAATTTGTCAAGGTACAAGGAGTGCAAGGGAATTTTGAATACCATATTTGGGATAATTCGGGTAGACTGATTGAGCAAGGTAAAAGTGATGGCCAAATTGAAACTGGCAATCTAAAGTCAGGCATTTATGCTCTGATGATCCAGCAAGAAACCCTGAATAGTGTGGTGAAGATAGTAATTAAATAA
- a CDS encoding DHH family phosphoesterase encodes MNPYKEIENEILNASHILITAHKSPDGDSVGSSLGLLHFIERLGKKAVIGHPDPAPEFLQWLEGIDSILYMERDGEVLKNHFQKADLIFCLDYNATDRVGPEMQQLLKSTSAKKIMIDHHLNPENFVDITVSATEVCSTAQLIYELIEQSGHADLLSEKIGTALYLGILTDTGSFRFPSVQPRTHEILGKLLGAGVSHHLIHEQLNDNNTVARLQLQGYAMSEKLEILDSCHAAIISLTEAELTRFKAQKGDTDGLANLALSIKGIRIAVCLYEKEGKIKMSFRSKGQENPVNILAEEHFDGGGHANASGGISELGMDATLKKLKTLLPVYYKSDK; translated from the coding sequence ATGAATCCATATAAAGAGATTGAAAACGAAATATTAAATGCCTCACATATACTTATTACAGCACATAAATCTCCAGACGGAGATTCAGTAGGAAGCTCATTGGGTTTATTACATTTTATTGAAAGATTAGGTAAAAAGGCTGTGATTGGTCACCCGGATCCTGCACCGGAGTTTTTGCAATGGCTGGAAGGAATTGATTCAATTTTATATATGGAAAGAGATGGAGAGGTATTGAAAAATCATTTTCAGAAAGCTGATCTTATTTTTTGTCTGGATTATAATGCCACGGATCGGGTAGGACCGGAAATGCAGCAGCTTTTGAAATCGACTTCTGCTAAAAAAATCATGATAGATCACCACCTCAATCCGGAAAACTTTGTGGATATAACTGTCTCTGCAACAGAAGTTTGTTCAACTGCTCAACTTATTTATGAGCTCATTGAACAATCAGGACATGCAGATTTATTAAGCGAAAAAATCGGAACAGCTTTGTATTTAGGAATATTAACAGATACCGGATCTTTCCGCTTTCCTTCGGTGCAGCCAAGAACACATGAAATATTAGGGAAATTGCTTGGTGCTGGAGTTTCACATCATCTTATACATGAGCAGTTGAATGACAATAATACAGTGGCACGCTTACAGTTGCAGGGATATGCAATGAGCGAAAAGCTGGAAATTCTTGACAGCTGCCATGCTGCAATTATTTCACTGACCGAAGCTGAACTTACACGGTTCAAGGCTCAAAAAGGAGATACTGATGGTCTGGCTAATTTGGCGCTATCGATTAAAGGAATCAGAATAGCTGTTTGCCTTTATGAAAAAGAAGGAAAAATCAAGATGTCATTCAGATCTAAAGGACAAGAAAATCCTGTTAACATTCTGGCTGAAGAACATTTCGACGGAGGAGGACATGCCAATGCTTCAGGAGGTATCAGTGAATTAGGTATGGATGCTACATTAAAAAAGCTAAAAACTTTACTACCGGTTTATTATAAATCGGATAAGTAA
- a CDS encoding beta-mannosidase, with translation MTKLSYFFFFFLLVLNSTFNARAYAKEPSCNGQKTVLLDQNWEFRQVGKEKWSKASVPGCVHQDLIENGTIQDPFFRLNEFDVQWIENEDWEYRTTFYASKEIINQEIKELYFKGLDTYADVYLNDLLILSADNMFRSWSIGCSNLKEGNNQLRIVFKSPVKIGQEKLDKVGFLIPVQNEQAPKGKQNSVMTRKAAYHYGWDWGPRLVTSGIWQPIYLHAWSKGKIQDVFFQQKNQNSNIANYSAAIEVITTKDGVGRIDVLADGKALNSLKVKLKKGLNTFNLDLAIKNPELWWSVGLGKQKLYNVKTVLQIEGAETDIRESKLGIRTLKVIQNKDALGKSFYVELNGVPVFMKGADYIPGDNLITRVGQDKYNRVINEALDANMNVLRVWGGAVYETDQFYDLCAEKGLIIYQDFMFACSMYPGDDTFAENIRHEAEEQVKRLRNYPNIMLWAGNNEILNGWHEWNYQERFGYNNQQKDTLWKYYTNIFYKVLPETVKKYDPDKLYWACSPQSEEDKLQTPLSGDQHSWAVWFGEQPFSSFEEQPGRFISEYGFQSYPCINTLKKIALPEDMHWESEVLLKRQRSPMEWIGKGMNGNHMIDRYMKKEFKTPKDFESYVYISQLLHGQAIKTAAEAHRRNMPYTMGSLYWQINDCWPTVSWSTVDYFGNWKASHYRARSAYQDLIVSFAQRNDTVKVFVVSDRLKDTNADLRISVYDFSGNLIGTISQKVTVPGNTSKVYMKNKLSELLKGKSNKDVYLKGELSENGNVITENNFFLSPYKTLSLPKPDVIVKLSQTEDNYSVQVQSDKFAKDVYLYFEGIDCNLSDNFFDLDANKIRTLTFKIKGNPSIEELQKKLRVLTVADSY, from the coding sequence ATGACAAAACTCAGCTATTTCTTCTTCTTCTTTTTATTGGTTTTAAATTCTACATTCAATGCCCGTGCCTATGCGAAAGAACCATCATGTAATGGGCAGAAAACAGTTCTTTTGGATCAAAATTGGGAATTTAGACAAGTAGGTAAGGAGAAATGGTCTAAGGCTTCAGTACCTGGTTGTGTCCATCAGGATTTAATTGAGAATGGCACTATTCAGGATCCTTTTTTCAGATTGAATGAATTTGATGTACAGTGGATAGAAAATGAGGATTGGGAATACAGAACAACTTTTTATGCTTCCAAGGAAATAATCAATCAAGAAATTAAAGAGCTATATTTTAAAGGACTAGATACTTATGCAGATGTTTACCTGAATGATTTGCTGATCTTGTCTGCTGATAATATGTTCAGGTCATGGAGCATAGGTTGCAGTAATCTCAAAGAAGGAAACAACCAACTAAGAATAGTTTTCAAGTCACCTGTTAAAATCGGCCAGGAAAAACTGGATAAGGTTGGATTTCTGATTCCAGTGCAAAATGAACAAGCTCCAAAGGGAAAACAGAACTCTGTAATGACCAGAAAAGCAGCATATCACTATGGCTGGGATTGGGGGCCAAGACTAGTAACATCCGGAATATGGCAACCGATTTACCTGCATGCCTGGTCAAAAGGTAAAATACAAGACGTTTTTTTTCAACAGAAGAACCAGAACTCCAACATTGCCAATTACTCAGCAGCCATAGAAGTTATTACGACAAAAGATGGAGTAGGACGAATAGATGTATTAGCTGATGGAAAAGCTCTTAATTCTTTAAAGGTTAAGCTAAAAAAAGGTTTGAATACATTTAATCTGGACCTTGCTATTAAAAATCCGGAGCTTTGGTGGAGTGTAGGTTTGGGCAAGCAAAAACTATACAACGTTAAAACAGTCCTCCAGATAGAAGGTGCTGAAACAGATATAAGAGAATCAAAGCTTGGTATTCGAACATTGAAGGTCATTCAGAATAAGGACGCACTCGGAAAATCATTTTATGTTGAGTTGAATGGAGTTCCTGTATTTATGAAGGGAGCTGACTATATCCCGGGAGATAACCTTATCACGAGAGTTGGACAGGATAAATACAACAGAGTAATCAATGAAGCACTGGATGCAAATATGAATGTTCTAAGAGTATGGGGTGGTGCTGTATATGAAACGGATCAATTTTATGATCTCTGTGCAGAAAAAGGATTGATCATTTATCAGGATTTTATGTTTGCCTGCAGTATGTATCCAGGAGATGATACATTTGCGGAAAATATAAGACATGAAGCCGAAGAACAGGTTAAACGATTAAGAAACTATCCTAATATTATGCTATGGGCCGGGAATAACGAAATTCTGAATGGCTGGCATGAATGGAACTATCAGGAACGTTTTGGTTATAACAATCAGCAGAAAGACACGCTTTGGAAATATTATACTAATATATTCTATAAAGTACTCCCTGAGACTGTGAAAAAGTATGATCCGGATAAACTATATTGGGCCTGCTCTCCGCAATCTGAGGAAGATAAACTACAAACACCGCTTTCAGGAGATCAGCACTCTTGGGCAGTATGGTTTGGTGAGCAGCCATTTTCAAGCTTTGAAGAACAACCCGGACGTTTCATCAGTGAATATGGATTCCAATCATATCCTTGTATCAATACTCTTAAGAAAATTGCTTTACCGGAAGATATGCATTGGGAATCGGAAGTATTGCTGAAAAGGCAGAGAAGTCCTATGGAGTGGATTGGAAAGGGGATGAATGGCAACCACATGATAGATAGATATATGAAAAAAGAGTTTAAAACTCCGAAAGATTTTGAATCATATGTTTATATAAGCCAGCTGTTGCACGGACAGGCAATAAAGACTGCAGCAGAAGCACATAGGCGAAATATGCCTTATACGATGGGCTCATTGTATTGGCAAATCAATGATTGCTGGCCAACTGTTTCATGGTCTACAGTTGATTACTTCGGAAATTGGAAGGCCAGTCATTATAGAGCAAGAAGTGCTTATCAGGATTTAATTGTTAGTTTTGCTCAACGCAATGATACAGTCAAAGTATTTGTTGTTTCAGATAGATTAAAAGACACTAATGCTGACCTCCGTATCAGTGTTTATGACTTTTCCGGTAATCTTATAGGAACAATTTCACAGAAGGTCACGGTTCCCGGCAATACAAGCAAAGTTTATATGAAGAACAAGTTATCTGAATTGTTGAAGGGAAAGAGTAATAAAGATGTTTATTTAAAAGGTGAATTGTCAGAAAATGGAAATGTAATAACAGAGAATAATTTTTTCCTCTCGCCTTATAAAACCTTGTCTTTGCCTAAGCCAGATGTGATTGTTAAATTATCCCAAACAGAAGATAATTACTCAGTACAAGTGCAGTCTGATAAATTTGCAAAAGATGTTTATTTGTATTTTGAAGGGATTGATTGTAATCTGAGTGATAACTTTTTTGACCTTGATGCGAACAAAATCAGAACACTGACTTTTAAAATTAAAGGAAATCCTTCAATAGAAGAGTTGCAAAAAAAGTTGAGAGTATTAACAGTAGCAGATAGCTATTAA
- a CDS encoding YdeI/OmpD-associated family protein: protein MIKFNTIILQFEEKGEKTGWSYIEIPKDVSLQLQPSGKKSFKVKGKLDTYEFKGISLLPMGDGNYIMALNASVRKAIKKNKGAMLVVELTIDTEEKRLSEDFMTCLEDEPNALKFFQSLPKSHQRYFSDWIESAKTESTKTKRIAMSVNGLAMGLGYGEMIRMYKNK from the coding sequence TTGATAAAATTTAATACTATTATTCTCCAGTTCGAAGAAAAAGGAGAGAAAACAGGCTGGAGCTATATAGAGATTCCTAAAGACGTATCTCTGCAACTGCAACCATCCGGCAAAAAATCCTTTAAGGTAAAAGGAAAATTAGATACCTATGAGTTTAAAGGCATAAGTCTTCTGCCAATGGGAGATGGCAATTATATTATGGCTTTAAATGCATCAGTGAGGAAAGCAATAAAGAAAAATAAAGGTGCGATGCTTGTAGTCGAATTGACTATTGATACAGAAGAAAAAAGATTGTCTGAAGACTTTATGACTTGCCTGGAAGATGAGCCTAATGCGTTAAAATTCTTTCAGTCCTTACCTAAATCTCACCAGAGATATTTTTCCGACTGGATTGAATCTGCTAAAACAGAATCTACCAAGACCAAAAGAATTGCAATGTCTGTTAATGGGCTTGCCATGGGGCTCGGCTATGGAGAGATGATCAGGATGTATAAGAATAAATAA
- a CDS encoding PAS domain-containing protein → MTNEITKSMSPEDRISFLENKVNSIISTIECIIKGNTEKAKSLLVSHTDEYEQSVLKSLIENSTIVMPAQEEKTYDFLKIIIEGLPFPVFLKDEQGKYLLINKLEAQLFGLDESQIIGKEDAHFIQDQEQIEVIRKSDKEVLNENKSIELPNQNFSLSNGRTYIFKTHKVPFLNPITGKTNILGFSADVTDTVNLDKLKKIVIGCSNPYL, encoded by the coding sequence ATGACCAACGAAATTACCAAGTCAATGTCTCCCGAAGATCGAATTTCTTTCCTTGAGAATAAAGTTAATAGCATTATCTCAACTATTGAATGCATCATAAAAGGCAATACTGAAAAAGCCAAAAGTTTATTAGTAAGTCATACAGATGAATATGAGCAGTCTGTGCTTAAATCTCTGATCGAAAACTCTACTATTGTAATGCCAGCGCAAGAAGAAAAAACTTACGATTTTCTTAAAATAATAATTGAAGGCCTGCCCTTTCCTGTATTCCTAAAAGATGAACAAGGGAAATACCTCTTAATTAATAAACTAGAAGCACAGTTGTTTGGTCTGGATGAATCACAAATTATAGGAAAAGAAGACGCACACTTTATTCAGGATCAAGAACAGATAGAAGTTATTAGAAAGTCAGACAAAGAGGTCTTAAATGAAAATAAAAGCATTGAACTTCCTAATCAAAACTTTTCTTTGTCCAATGGGAGAACCTATATTTTCAAAACACATAAGGTTCCTTTCCTTAACCCTATTACAGGAAAGACCAATATTCTCGGGTTCTCTGCTGATGTTACCGACACTGTCAACCTTGACAAATTAAAGAAGATTGTGATTGGCTGCAGTAATCCTTACCTGTAA
- a CDS encoding LuxR C-terminal-related transcriptional regulator, whose amino-acid sequence MSLTFNQKLERIAATSDLVPGVIIIQNLFDLKIEYMSPRGLNILGVNLEEIKSIENAEYNDRYFNVEDWQDYSPKIIKLLESKNENELISFFQQVRKSKNHNWTWYLSTLKIFHADENGTPTHIIVTACPIDPQNAVNAKVDRLLDENKFLRENHKLFSKLTNREREILKQMAIGQQSSEIAKMLHISEKTISTHRKNIRNKLQIQNQYELTKFAQAFNLI is encoded by the coding sequence ATGAGTCTTACTTTTAATCAAAAACTGGAGCGCATAGCTGCAACATCAGACCTAGTTCCCGGTGTAATCATCATACAAAATCTCTTCGATTTAAAAATTGAATACATGTCTCCTCGTGGCTTGAATATACTTGGTGTAAATCTTGAAGAGATTAAAAGTATTGAAAACGCTGAATACAACGATAGGTATTTTAATGTTGAAGACTGGCAAGACTATTCCCCTAAAATAATAAAGCTTTTAGAATCCAAAAATGAAAATGAACTGATCTCATTTTTTCAACAAGTAAGAAAAAGTAAAAACCACAATTGGACGTGGTATCTCAGTACCTTGAAAATATTTCATGCAGATGAAAATGGAACTCCTACTCATATTATAGTGACTGCATGTCCGATTGATCCTCAAAATGCTGTAAATGCTAAAGTAGACAGACTGTTAGATGAAAATAAATTCCTTAGGGAGAATCATAAACTATTTTCAAAGTTAACCAACAGGGAAAGAGAGATTCTTAAACAAATGGCTATTGGCCAGCAGTCTTCTGAAATAGCCAAAATGCTTCATATTTCAGAAAAAACCATTAGTACTCACCGCAAGAATATCAGAAATAAATTACAAATTCAAAATCAATATGAGCTGACCAAATTTGCACAGGCCTTTAATTTGATTTAA